Below is a genomic region from Triticum dicoccoides isolate Atlit2015 ecotype Zavitan chromosome 5A, WEW_v2.0, whole genome shotgun sequence.
aggtccctttgtttaagtgcaaatgggtcaatctgtcaggaggcgggtacaggtagacccatagtacagaatgacaacagtggatctgaacaatcttgggtacactgacgaatcgtttgtcctagccaatgatgtggcacaggatatctatgtgaaggacatgtctaccaaaccgagaaaaagaaaagataaggaagagaatacatcatacgatgagccaaagcgccacatagttctttcaggaaaaggggacatcgtgggagtggagggcaagacagacatgtctgaagattatgaaaagtttcatgaaattcctcccttcaaagtcaaggctaacccaagcatcctgataaacgatgaagattatccatggttacggcgcaataagcaaagcacacaagcgaaaaaaagtgaagactttctctccacaactattatgatgataccatgccaactttcaaccttttcgtagttcatttgaaatgcattttgtaacagacgagtttccgtatgaaatcctgatacttcgaaagagattgtccgttttgtacacgaagtgcattcagttttttccgtaaccctctctactttcttgcacatgctatgtgggtgaaatgatgataccatgccaactttcaaccatttcagagttcatttgtagtgcttttcaatttcagggtcttataactcaaaataatcagtaagtgcatggaaaataacaaatgaagtcagaaagggttgaaaattgatgatgtgactttgaatggtgcattttgaacaaagaaaaactatggagttcaaataagttctaaaaatgaaatccctttgtaacagacgagtttccgtatgaaaccctgatacttcgaaagagattgtctgttttgtacatgaagtgcatccagtttttgccgtaaccctctctactttctagcatatgctatgtgggtgaaatgatggtaccatgccaactttcaacctttccagagttcatttgtagtgcttttcaatttcagggtcttatagctcaaaataatcaataaatgcattgaaaataacaaatgaagtcagaaagggttaaaaaattgatgatgtgactttgaatggtgcattttgaacagagaaaaactacggagttcaaataagtactaaaaaatgaaatccctttgtaacagacaagtttccgtatgaaaccatgttacttcgaaagagattgtacgttttgtacacgaagtgcatccagtttttgctgtaaccctctctactttcttgcacatgctatgtggatgaaatgatgatatcatgccaactttcaaccttttcagagtttatttgtagtgcttttcaatttcaggatcttatagcttaaaataatcagtaaaATAACaaatatcataaaataaaataaaaaagtaatTAGAAACAGAATAAAATAAACTTTATTAAAATatataattagaaacaaaataaaataaaacaaaataaactttaataacataaataaaatttaagaaactaaaattatcaacgtattttctgttcaaaacattataagcaacctctagtattattgaaactaaaattatataaaattgatgcaactaaaactaTCAAAgttttttctgttcaaaatcattaaaagcaaaaagaattatcataaagaacttttttgttagaaactttaatagcaaaaagaattatcataaaataaaataaatatgtaattagaaacaaaataaaataaataaatattttgttgtaagtagaaacaaaataaaataagtaaagcaaaaaagaaaagaaataaactgggaaaaaatttaaaaaatgccacctactaggccatcacggcctgaatacgactagaaacccatccatgggccagaattcaggcccgcagaaggcccagcaggcccacatgcATAGCAGTGCGAGATTAGGCCCAGAGGCCTGCAATTCAGAGGAGTTCAATgaagatggcggggcagggcttatAAACAAGTCATGCGgctcctcggctagcgaggtgggactaaacatcccaccgcaccgcggcttTGGCAAGCGCATGCCCTTGGTCCCAGTTGgtatcaccaaccgggactaaaggggggcattggtcccggttggcgccATGAACCGGGACNNNNNNNNNNNNNNNNNNNNNNNNNNNNNNNNNNNNNNNNNNNNNNNNNNNNNNNNNNNNNNNNNNNNNNNNNNNNNNNNNNNNNNNNNNNNNNNNNNNNNNNNNNNNNNNNNNNNNNNNNNNNNNNNNNNNNNNNNNNNNNNNNNNNNNNNNNNNNNNNNNNNNNNNNNNNNNNNNNNNNNNNNNNNNNNNNNNNNNNNNNNNNNNNNNNNNNNNNNNNNNNNNNNNNNNNNNNNNNNNNNNNNNNNNNNNNNNNNNNNNNNNNNNNNNNNNNNNNNNNNNNNNNNNNNNNNNNNNNNNNNNNNNNNNNNNNNNNNNNNNNNNNNNNNNNNNNNNNNNNNNNNNNNNNNNNNNNNNNNNNNNNNGCCGCCGCCACGCGTTGCCGCCCCTGCCCTGctgtgccaccgccgccgcccctgcccagcAAGTTGCCGCCGCCATCGCCCCTGCCCCTACGcgttgccgccgccgcccctgcccctgCTTCCTAGAATTTTTTAggttcatagaattttttttctttaatTGTTTTCATATATATAGATGGATGGATTTATGTATTTATATAtatgtatggatggatggatgtgcatAGATTTTTCTATGTACATATGCAAAGAAAAAGGTCtactttttgttcatagaatttactAAGTTAAAACTCATATtaaaattgtgtatgatcaaagtcttttatgtatatgttcatatttagaagaaaagtaagaggaaaaagaagaagaaaatgaagaggaaAACGAAGaggaaaaagaaggaaaaaagaggagaagaagaaaaaatagaatattccttcttcttctcctctttttttctttttttttctttctttcttcttttccttcttcttcctcttcttatttttagtaagtactacttcattttatctatagtaagtgcttaattactagttgaactagttgatttaataaaaactactttattttactatatatagaaatagtttgtttttagtaagtactactttattttatttatagtaagtgcttagtaattgaactagttgatttaataaaactactttattttactatatatagaagttgtttatttttagtaagtactactttattttatttataataattaagtgcttagtagtagttgaactagtttatttaataaaactactttattttactatatatagaagtagtttatttttagcgagaaaattaataaaactagtttatttttttagttcaagcaattattcccgcatcgacgtcgacgatgcctatcccgcattctCGTCGTCGACTCAGCGGAGGAGgtcggcttgatcagaggggccatgttcgggactgggctccgccgggatgTTTTTGGGATGTGCTAcattccggggggcgtaggttggtgaggagccagcccgtcattgacccgatccttgtttggtggcggtcgcatgcgccagtgacggtgccgaggcttccggacaccgcggaggtggtacgtcaccgtatcagcgaggaggacgagcatgtccgtcgcttcatggttgcgttggagggcaggttcgacaatacctggcaggttcttcagggatctcactggagcgatcctgtgatggttccttctctttgggtgtccatcgcccgTGCCGATACCCGTCGGGCACTACGGTTCTAGCTTTACTAgcaatgttatatgtatgatagtattcgaggtttattagtgataatattcgacgatgtacggacgcaagagatgatgtagttttgcttataattgaatgcatcctaattttaatactactttattttgcaatttgattttgcttattgatgctcaaattggaaaactactcctactttgaatgctaaaattggagagcacaatgcaaggcgtatgcatatgattagttgatagtttatagggtttttgttttcgcagaaatcaaggagcccccctccatcatccccgccatcgtccccgtcaccgaccccctccgacctcgaggtgagaccagccaaatccttttttagaaagataattaaacgatatttctgGTTGACTTTAAGTatgtcgagtctccaccatatatgagaggacaaagaagcccgactgttgtcgtgggggtcgtttctccttcttctccgggtgctagacctttgttatgcactaggggaagaaggagtaacgaccatcaccgacggtcgcaaatgtcagagaggaatccgtGAGGGAGAGTTCtaccatatatatatgagaggatgaagaatcccgactgttgtcgtggggtcgcttctccttcattcccatgtgctagacattttggtgtaatgcactcggggacaaagtgaggagcgaccatcaccgagagtcgaatatatacaccacgtgagctgagagttttcaagaaaagactcgacagatcgatagtcaacccgtgatgaataataatgatctaatttagtttttgtagtacatatatttaattgtacaagtttaatctttgaatatatgaacataggaaatgtcgtcatcagacgacgaaagtctcccgggggagtgcagctggtgccacgatgttcggggtctgtgcgacatgcctcacctggacgatgatcggcgcttcagcattaagctcgaggagaccttcgatgttgaaacggtacgcaacaacgacaagtgttttttcgtaattaagaatgactacaactatttcaacgtgtaattctcatgttttacaattcgagtagcttatcccatgccatgcaaggcgctatgtcttggagaggatgggttttgaagaccatgaaatttttgaaacaaagaaaattcacctaaggactcatcatgatgtggattttgaagtaaagctgtacaattctTAGAGCGTAAcctattttggttgcaaaaaaatgggaagcactttgcaagatgtatagttttgatgagggtatgcttgtcaccatggatcttggtaatcctgaaatcgagcaagacaatatggacatttgggtccttgttgatacgcctccaattctaccgctatgtgagtttagtttctcaaacatagttattagctaatttatattgtttatttcaaaatagttgacagcttatttccattgacaacttattttcattcttcaaagaatgtgcaggagATGGTAgagaaaacccactacaccgatggctccgaattaacttacaaggagaaaaatcatctggtcggattttataCTGACAttaagaattacaatatctacaatcaaactcctcaacattatggtaaatacgttccACTAGTGCATATTTTCAACTacagtaactaccatggagatactctggtaagattttttactattacgacatccgtgcatcttttgcatacttctaaaactagtacatcattgctaactatgaagttattaataTGTTtttaacagataatcccagagaattgtgtgcctcatttgatgtatcagaaaggtagctttaatgttttgaacatataaccaggtcatcctacgaatctcaactgtccataccagatttctaaaaggaatggagacatgcaaatcaaaggatgaaaaaaatgtatgaacagtcgtaaggaggttcttggaagcaaaaggaagcgaagcgcaagaattggagacaggatgatctccattctccataatggagagtcagggtctatattgttttatgctattttttaccttaaagagggtatttaggtcctacctaatactgatgatcatgtgctaagaacaattaagtagggttggttcgatgactatgaggatgatgatcgtatgacttgttattaataacgagtagaagttgtatgatgatgattagtagacttgttattatatatgatgatgcatgatgcgagcatgaagagttattatatatcagcgggtgaaatcaacatggattggattgaagtaaaggcaacatgcatgtggtgcatgtcgaaagtagtacaatccaaacttgatcaagttaggattagtattactttcgacatgcaccacatgttgcctcacttcaatctaagtcatgtttaggcatagcagtagcagtagcacggagataagagaggacacatctctctattagctacctatacgaacctaaattaacccccaaaacccctaaaccacctcctttcaaaaaacaaaacagccgctgaaatgctgatgcgtggaagcttatggccctcctgcctgggctcaccggagcggccacgtggaggcccatctgtcccggtttgtataagaaccgggactaaaggcctagggcattagtaacgatcctttagtcccggttccccaaccgggacagatgggccttatgaaccaggacaaatgggcctttttctactagtgccaccaTGTTGTGGAGCAAATGCTTATAAGGATGATGGATGGTGCAAAATAAGAACGGAAGGAGAAAACCAATATTCTTTCATATTGAACAAAATTCAAAACTAACCCATTGATGCATGATGAACCTGAGCGTTTGAATCTCGTGTTCATGCTGTAATGAAAAATAGGACAATGCAAATGAGGTTAGGATTTGAGACACCTCTTACCAAAGGAGGCAGAGATGCATGATAATTTGCAGATTTCTTTTGTTGCAGGGGCGAGAATATACGGTGCGGGTGGGGTGCGGGGAGATGATGCATTGTGCGCGGATGGCGAGACAGTGGCGAATCAGGGACAAAACGTGTAGCACGTCGAGTGAAGCAGTGGGCGACGACACATGGGTGCCCTGAAGAAGGCACAACTCCTCCTCGCGTGTCCCCGGTGGTGGCTCGCGTGCTGTCATGGCCGCTACTTCTTGTACATGAGTTCCGGTTTCGGAGAGCACGTTCGTCTTGCCAGCGTACGCGGGTGGCTCTATCATTCGGCCGTATGTGAGCTCTTCATGTGTCTGCCATGCGCACACTCCTCCGCTGGACAGGGCCAGGGCACGAGCGTTGTCGGCGAGCCCGCTGGCGCATCCTTTCAATCTCTTCGACACTCACATCACTGTGTGTCTCCTCCTGGGGGCGTTCACCCCTCGATCCTTGGGTGCATGCACCGCCGGCGCCGGACAGGGTGGGGCCGCATGCATGTTGCCAGGCGAGCGCACCACTGCCGCCACCGGACAGGGTCGGGCCCGCATGCATGTTGCTGGGCAAGCGCACCACCGTCCTGGGCGCGGACAGGGTCGGGCCCGCGTGCTTGTTGCCTGGCAAGCGCACTGCCGCCCTGGGCGCGGCCTCTCGCCCTCTCCTCTGCATGCCTTGTTCTCCCTCCCTCGTGCGTTACTTTGGCTTCCTCAATGACCGAGTCCTCGCTTAACGGCGGCAGCGTCTCACATGCATTGGCTGGCGGCTTGCGTGCTCTTTAGAATTTTTTGTTTTTGGTTGGAGGTTTCGTACGGGAATAATTAGATTGAGAGGTGGTGCTAATTAAGGGAGAGAGATAACCGGTGGCAATTTGGATTGCATGTGTTGCGTGATTGTAGGAGTTGCCGATACGAGGCGTACATGGGGTGTTTTGGTGGAGTACGGCCAATCAATTAAAATTGCTAAACGCACATACAAATAGGATTAGGTTAAGGCTAGCTATTAGACTAACTTAGTGGGCGTAATCATACGGTGGTAATTGATCTGCGTACATTTTTTGAGGTGTCTTTAGAGAAGATTTTGTTTGGTCTTTTATTTATCTCTACTTTTAATGTCTCAGTTGATAGGTCGCATTCcgagttttattttcgtcccactattttcgtccggtttttttcgatGGTTTTTTTCGCCTTCCCCATGCATTAAAAAAACCTACGCTCCTCTCGATCCCGTGCCTTCGCCGTCGTCTTCGCGGATCCGCCGCCGCAACCATCGCCTCGTTCCCGTGCGCAGCCGTCGCTCCCTCTCCCAGCGCCCGAGCATCCCCGTCGCTCCCTCTCccagcgccgcctccgccgccatggCCCCTCCCCTTGCGCCCCGAACTGCCTTGCGCACTCGTCGCCCGTTATACCACAGAGGAGGCGAAGACAGCGGCAGCGCGGCGACCGGCCTACTTCGCCGGTCGCCGCCTCGGCTGCACTCGGCGGGCGCCACGCCGTCTCCTCTCCATGGGAGTGGCGGATGGCAGCGAGGAAAGTGGATCGACCTGGCCATGGGGATGGCACTAAGACCCCTGCCAGCCTCCCGCGTCGCCGTGCCTCCCTGCATCGTCGCCTCCGACCTCACCACGTAGGTAACCTCACCCATGTCCCCTCCGCACCTCCTTCCACTCCATCCTCGACCACCCCCTTCCTCTCACCTCATGCCCATTGTGGTGGCCTGCAGCTCCTTTGACGAGTAATGGAGATGGAAATATATCAATGATGGGGTGTGGTTCGTTCCTGTCAGGAAGGCTGGAAGGTCATGAAGCGCCGCTTCGATGAGATGACCATGTGAGAGGCTCACTGCAGGCCTGAATCTTGTATGTACGACGTAATTTTGTGCTATCTATCTTTTGGGAAGTAATTTTGTGCTCTGTGCATGAATATTTCAGGAACTTCCGATGCGGTTGTTCACCAGTAACAGGTTCGTACTTCATACCAGCATGATGGTGTAGTATGTTTACTTCGCTTACTACTTGTTCGATTAAAATCATATTGGTGCCGTTGTGTCCAGAATACGAGTGAAATTGTGTGCATTGGGGCTCTTGGGCATGAAATATGGGGCAGTTTAGGGCTGCGTTTTGATTTTCGGATTGGGTTTTTTTTCGCCCCTGAACGAAACAGCCGAATTTCAGTCAATTCAAAAATTTCGGCAAAATCTCGGACGAAATTGCATAaacaaaatttgaatttttgaATGAAATTTGACCAAAATCTGGCTGAAATTCGGCCGAAATTTTGCAATCAGCAGAGGAAAGGTATAGCAGATCGAGCTCAAGGGATTAAAAACTGAATCAGTCCAAGAATAAACATTGGAGAAGCAAACGAAGAAGGAAGTGCCCTGATGCTACCTATGCATCAGTCCAACATATAAAAACAATCCTCACTGCCGCAGACATCATGCACCATGCCGTGGCCTTGAAGAAGCAACAGAGAAGAAACTAGGTGGTGATGGAGGAGGCGTGAGGTGGCCCTGATGGAGGCTGTGCGTCCACGTGCTCAGACGCAAGCAAGCGGGTGGGAGGTACCAGTCAACGAGGCGGCTTGATGCAGCGGATTCTTCACCGGAGGAGCTCCCGACGGGCGTGGGAAGGCAGCAGCAAGCGGGCAGCGGCGGCGCCGCACAGGGAAAGACAGAGGAAACGAGAAGTTTAGGGTTTGGGCGTTCAGTTTGATGGCGTTTTCTTAGCCGGACCATAGTGGAGGCCTTCTAGATGTTGGGCTGGGCCATAACTTTCAAACCAGGTCGAAATTTTTGAAGCGAAAGGGACATATTCCGGGCCcagccgagatggccgaaattgaTTTTTTTCGGCCGAAAATCAAAACTGTGGTTTAGGGACTACGTCCTGAAGATTCCTTCAGGTTCACCGGAAATGACTACCAACTTGTTTAATTCTGCAGGTGCGGGTGTTGCTGGTTGATGGTGGCCTAAGCATCTGAGTCTAACTGAAAGTGAACCGGAGCGATGTGCAGAAAAAAATCTTAGCGCAGAGACTGAATTTGTATACTACTTAGAATTTATTAGGTATACTCCCTACACTTGTATATCACTTCTGAATACAAGTTCAGGTTATTACGTAGTACTATTGAATTTTAGAATTGATACTTGAAGATTTTAAAAGGTTACTGAATTTTGTACCAAGTCTACTGTTATGTATAGGAAGAACATGATCTAAAAtattgataatgcatataaacggtGATTATCTGCTCTTATGATGAAGATGTTCCTTGCTTCCCTGTTAAATACATGTGAACTATAGGGAATTATTTTCTAACATTCGTACTAGAAGAAACTATTTTCAGTTTTCAGGTTATGCCTTTCTTGCAATGATTGCATCTGTGAAGTTGATGCTTAATTACTTCCTACATTTAGAAGATCGTAACTTTTGCTATACAAACATGCATGGTGAGATGGAGCGTTGATGAGTGCTGTGCATTTTGCAGATCAGGTTATATTTCCTTGGTAGCATGGCAGCAGCACCCAATCAGACCACAACCGCGGCGGGCGTGCTCTGCGATCTTGGCCACCGTCTCCAAGGCAGGTACGGCCTACGCCGCCACTGAGAGCTGCCCCTCCTCATCACCATCAACGCCGATGAGCTCTCCCTCTGCTCTCGCCGCTACCCAGCTCCATCCACTATCTTCTACAATATTGTTGCTACTTTGTAATGGCTAGCCCAATTTTCTTTATTGCTATTATGTCTTTTTTGCGAGTCAACGATTTTCTTTCAAATCTACGAATGGGTGCGTTTGTCTAACCATTATGTAAATGGCTGGAATCCATAATATGTGAAATTCCGGCACAGTTGCATGAAAAagtgagtactccctccgtttctttttagtctgcatataagatttggtcaaagtcaaactttgttaactttgactaagtttatagaaataaatatcaagattcacaatatgaaatcaatattgttagatgcatcatgaaattaattttcataccatataactttagtattgtagatgttgatattttttcctacaaagttggtcaaactttacaaaatttgactttgaccaaatcttatatatgcagactaaaaagaaacggagggagtattgagTAGGGATGTAATTCTTGCCGATTCAAATATCAGCATGTGTTCCAGAGACATAATAAAGCCATCCTGAATCTTACGTTTTTAGCATGCTGAGATCTGTACTACCATATATATACTTCTAAATTACATGGTATGGAGATTTTGAATATTGGCACCTGATTTTTATCTTATAATAGATCAGATGTTCCTGGTCAGCATCAAGGAATTGTTTTGAGACTTGTATCCATTTTTTCCCTCGTAAAATGTATGACAATATACCGTCCATGTTGGTGACCTATTGATCTTCTAATTTCTATATTCGCAAAAAAAGATCTTCTAATTTCTAAAGATGTCTCTGACTTGCTCACATGCCAATAAATATAAGCTGCATCAAGTGAGCTTTCCTGTCAATAAGTAGCAATCAACCAAAAGAAAAGAATAATGCTCATCTGACTTGTTGGTTGTTTCTCACAGTTATTTGATTGCCTTATAACCTTCAAGTTAACATAGTGCTGCAGTTTGTGGCAAACTTATGGACTGGTCATACCTGTACTGGacgttgctactgaacaacaagtaGCTTCTCTTGTCTTCCTATTACGCCAACGAGAGCAGCCATCCTATTACGTGAGAAACCACCCCATGATTCCCTCCGCTCTCTGATCATTGCTATGATGGAAAGTTGAAAATACATCAGTGCAGAGTGCGCTCGCTGCCATCAGATGCACTAGGAGTCAAAGCCGTCAATTGTGTTCTAGCCTCACATGTATGCAAGCTGTTTGACAAAAGGCTCCACCTACAATCTTCTTGAATTTTTAACGGTACAGAAAGAGTGAATAATGTACGTGTTGGGTGAAGTGCAGATGCTATGAACTCTTCCAGTTCTATAAATTCACATATTGTGTTAGTGCATTCTAATTTGTTTGGTACATATGCTGCAATGAACTCGCAGCAACAAGCTTTCCTTCTTTCTTTAGCATTGCTTTTCTACTACAATTGATGACAGAGCACTGGCAACCTCAGGAAGTTGGGCGCCAAGGTGGAGTCCCTGCAGAAGTTGTTCACCCGGAAGGTCGTCTTCTCCAAGGCGTCCCTAGCCTTCGAACAGGACCGCTCCATCAAGGTATCTACTCATGTATCCAATTACCAAACTTATCCTTTCACTTGGGCCGGAGGACAATAGATTTGTCTTAATCATTTGAATCCATTAATAAATCTTCTTCTTTGCTCGAGTTGAATCTGTGAAGACTCCGATGGAGTAATGTCATCTTCGCCGGGCTGCAATTATATGCCTAGGGGTGGTCAAACTGAAAAGTTCAGGGAAGATTCAGACTACATGTGGTAGTGCTGAACATTGTTTGGCCGTTCATCGAATGTGGTAGTGTGTATAGGGTTATAGCCTCGGGTTAAACTGAAAATCTATCTGGAATCTGGTTTTACAGTGTCTAAGTGTTAATGATGTCTAGAATTGCTGCAGATTAATTAGTTATTGTGGAGGTTATAAGACCATGTAGTGGTACATTGATTATCTGGCGCTGAGTAATTAACTGAACATTATTTTGATGTTCATCGATTGTGGCATTGCGTAGGCTGTTACAGCTTCAGTTTAAACTGAAAATTATCTAAAATTTGGATTTAGAATGTCTAACTGTGAATGGTGGCTAGCTTCAGTTGCACCCGAAATACCAAAGTTCACACTAAAATCTTTTTTTTACAAAACCTCTCGTAGCTGAGTTGAATTTCGTTTTTGTTGGTTTAGTAGACGGAAACTTAGCATTGCCCCAAAATTCTGAAAAgatggagtataatttttgtttactaaaaaaatgaagtgACTTTTAACAGCTGGGGGTTATGTGATATGTTTTTCAATCGTGTTAATGTACACTTTTGGAATGTAGAAGAACTATATCTGTTTGTTCAACTAGAGAGAGGAGCTGTTTTTCATCTGCAGTAGTGTATACTTTTGGAACGAAAAATGAAACTATATCTATTTTTTAAACTTTTCCAATATTGGAAGATGTAAAATGTATACTTTTGGCTGCACGGTGATTTTTTctggctatccttgcaatgtattgAACCTGATCATCTCTGATTAGTGTTGTTCCTACTTCTTGAAGGGTAAACCATTGAGTGGCAATTCCACATGTGTATTCATTGCAACTTGGATGTACGGCGTAGTGATTAGCAGCACGAAGTGCTGAGCacgtcgtgtgtgtgtgtgtgtgttgttggtACAGTATGCATTTTTGGGCATGTATTGCCGAACTAACTTAgactgcctagttgttgtttttagTATAGTATACCTTTTGTGGGCCTGAATTCTGAACCTTACTGATTTTTTCCTTGTGTGTTAGTATACAGTTTTTTGGCCTAATTTGTTAACCTTATCTGGCTATTGATTTTCTGCATTCAGTGATGCACCCGCGGTCATGCGTATTTGTTAGTCTACTTTACTTATAGATTTAGTTGTTTTTATCAGTATCCACCCGTAGGTTAGTTAACTGAAATTTTTGTTGGGAGTGGTTCATTATGTTCTTTAACTGCTATACTGAAGCAGCGGATCAAAAAATTTAAAGACAATTAGATCTGTAGTAATTAATTAAGACTTGATGGTTGTGTTATTATtatagttaatacaattctgggCTGAATTGCAAATATGATCGAAATTTCCTGGTTTTGTGTTATTATTATTATGGTATACTATTATGCTGGCGAGCTTTTTGTTAGTGCTTTTCTAACTGTCCTTGCTAAACTTTTGATACTCTCTACAATGATGAAATGTTTCTGCATGTTAGTTAAGTACCAGGGCAACCATAAATGATGTTCCTTCCTTTCGTTGAGCTACCTTACTGTTATGCCGTCTACCTTTTTGTTA
It encodes:
- the LOC119299124 gene encoding uncharacterized protein LOC119299124 encodes the protein MEAVRPRAQTQASGWEHLSLTESEPERCAEKNLSAETEFVYYLEFIRSGYISLVAWQQHPIRPQPRRACSAILATVSKAGTAYAATESCPSSSPSTPEVGRQGGVPAEVVHPEGRLLQGVPSLRTGPLHQDYLASVYILERGNGSEDIKSAFLARGESWAAHAKSSLDGSSGWNTGKGIKAKSRVVGEELLLGSPWGSMV